The Miscanthus floridulus cultivar M001 unplaced genomic scaffold, ASM1932011v1 fs_43_1_2, whole genome shotgun sequence genome contains a region encoding:
- the LOC136531792 gene encoding SKP1-like protein 4 encodes MASPQKAKEKILWLHSSDNEEFEVNESAAIQSVTLKKMIEDDCADKIIPLPNITSHILVKVIEYCNKHAEPTGPGDAVGATNKSAEDWLFDADFVNVEQDTLIDLMLVSPHPFPSIPWI; translated from the coding sequence ATGGCGTCGcctcagaaggcgaaggagaagaTATTGTGGCTGCACAGCAGCGACAACGAGGAGTTCGAGGTGAATGAGTCGGCGGCGATACAGTCGGTCACGCTCAAGAAAATGATCGAGGACGACTGCGCCGACAAAATCATCCCGCTCCCCAACATCACCTCCCACATCCTAGTCAAGGTCATCGAGTACTGCAACAAGCACGCCGAGCCGACCGGGCCGGGCGACGCGGTAGGCGCAACCAACAAGTCTGCCGAGGATTGGCTCTTCGATGCAGACTTCGTGAATGTCGAGCAGGACACCCTCATCGACCTCATGCTGGTGAGCCCCCACCCCTTCCCCTCGATACCTTGGATCTGA
- the LOC136531790 gene encoding zinc finger BED domain-containing protein RICESLEEPER 1-like, protein MSDEQEDIGLSMTINDELRLYGMTGDDEDDIVGDAEELFGRRAAEELNGGTATHPLPVDDADGPNAVQGDTQAAADDGSTSRPNRPSTSVCWEDFEKLYKKVNGKDVRYGARCLHCRKEYSANSKFGTGHLLRHQDSCPKKREKCRMAQSHITFNKDGSMHNWEYSAEVARVQLVRLLARLDLPLRLGETEAWEDYIKTAHNPRYSTISKQTTARDLFKYFNEKRGHLIDDLKNNAISSVAITSDIWSGNAKEDYLSVVGHYINADWQLEKRVLGLRLIDASHNAENIAERVSNVLNDYGVFRF, encoded by the exons ATGTCGGATGAGCAGGAGGACATCGGTCTCTCCATGACGATCAACGATGAGTTGCGCCTCTACGGGATGACCGGAGACGACGAGGACGATATTGTTGGGGATGCTGAGGAGCTCTTCGGTCGTCGTGCTGCCGAGGAGCTCAACGGCGGTACTGCTACTCACCCACTTCCCGTCGACGACGCTGACGGCCCCAACGCCGTCCAGGGCGACACTCAAGCCGCTGCTGATGACGGCTCAACCAGCCGGCCTAACCGCCCTTCTACCTCGGTTTGCTGGGAGGATTTCGAGAAGCTCTACAAGAAGGTAAATGGTAAGGATGTCAGGTATGGCGCTCGGTGTCTTCACTGCCGTAAGGAGTACTCTGCTAATTCTAAATTTGGGACTGGCCACCTTCTCCGTCATCAAGACTCTTGCCCTAAAAAGCGTGAGAAATGTCGCATGGCTCAGTCCCACATTACTTTCAATAAGGATGGTAGTATGCATAATTGGGAGTATTCTGCTGAGGTTGCTCGTGTTCAGCTTGTTCGTTTGCTTGCTAGGCTAGATCTTCCCCTACGTCTTGGTGAAACTGAGGCCTGGGAAGATTACATAAAaactgctcataaccctaggtacTCAACTATTTCTAAGCAAACTACAGCTAGAGATCTTTTTAAGTATTTCAATGAGAAGCGTGGTcatttgattgatgatttgaagaacaaTGCCATTTCATCTGTTGCTATTACTTCTGATATTTGGTCTGGAAATGctaaagaagattatttgagtgttgttggtcattacattaatGCTGATTGGCAACTTGAAAAAAGAGTGCTTGGCTTAAGGCTtatagatgcatcacataatgctGAGAACATTGCTGAACGTGTTAGTAATGTGCTTAATGATTATG GAGTATTTAGGTTCTGA